The Cryptococcus decagattii chromosome 1, complete sequence genome includes a region encoding these proteins:
- a CDS encoding guanylate kinase yields the protein MSRPINPDVVNRPLVICGPSGTGKSTLLKTLFENQPNTFGFSVSHTTRKPRPGEENGREYHFVTKEEFMEGVGRGEFLEWAEFGGNCYGTTFAALSALHPRRCILDIELQGVLQLKAKAPLQTPPLEPVFLFLSPPSIAQLKSRLSGRGTETDSSIRKRLDAAKQELKYAKEGKYDVYVVNDDLKVAGEKLEKVAMGWDGWNTCGDVLPELNLAELD from the exons ATGTCAAGGCCCATCAACCCAGACGTCGTCAACCGC CCACTCGTTATTTGCGGCCCTTCTGGTACAGGGAAATCTACTCTTCTCAAGACCCTTTTTGAGAACCAGCCCAATACCTTCGGTTTTTCCGTCTCCCATACCACTCGAAAGCCTAGGCCCGGAGAGGAAAATGGTCGAGAATACCACTTCGTCACCAAGGAAGAGTTTATGGAGGGTGTTGGCAGGGGCGAATTTTTGGAATGGGCCGAATTCGGCGGCAACTG CTACGGAACCACCTTTGCTGCTTTGAGCGCCCTTCACCCCCGCCGATGCATTCTCGACATCGAACTGCAAGGTGTCCTTCAGCTAAAGGCCAAAGCCCCGCTCCAGACCCCTCCCCTTGAACCCGtgtttctcttcctttcccctccttccatTGCTCAACTTAAATCCCGTTTGTCTGGGCGAGGTACCGAGACCGACTCCTCCATTCGAAAGAGGCTTGATGCCGCCAAGCAGGAGCTGAAATACGCGAAGGAGGGCAAATATGACGTTTACGTCGTCAACGATGATTTAAAGGTGGCTGGCGAAAAGCTTGAGAAAGTTGCGATGGGCTGGGATGGTTGGAACACTTGCGGTGATGTCCTGCCAGAGTTGAACTTGGCTGAACTTGACTAA